The genomic stretch ctactagCGGCATTGCTGCTGTTAGCATAGCCTTTTGTCTCAAAAGAGCAATCCCACActcagaaaggtagtgccatagTGGGTCACATAATAGAGCCAATCTTCCTCAATGATGATTAGGCGTGATATCTGAATCAAGATGAAAAGCTGCATCTAATTAAAAAGCACTCTTAGCGTCTTTGCAATCAGAACTATGGATTGTGATCAGAATGAAAAGAGCATCCAGAATATTGCAGAAGTGGTGCAAATTTATAGTGATAGTGAAATTCCATTAAAGATGCCATGTACACTTCAGaacaacatacattttaaaaagggaagtgcCTATtcccaatgaaattaatggggcaaCAGAGGAGTAAAGAGAGTGGTAAGGACAAAAaggttatatatatattccagattTGTTAGCAGCCTTTGCATATGTATACTCACTATTAGCTGATTTGCATGTGAATCTACAGGACTTTAAGCACAGCATATATTTATGGTACTGTACTTATATTTTCCCCATTCTCTGTATCTTTCAGCATCACTCTAACTTGCAGtcattttctcttccccctctctcCCGTTTGTACTTTCTCTAGTGGCCCTGCCAGGCTGGCATCAGAGGGGGAATTTGCATCTGGTCAAGGCTTCATCTTACTGGATGATGTGGCTTGCACAGGCACTGAGCGATCTCTCTTTGACTGCCCCCATAGCAACTGGGGCCAGCATGATTGCTCACATGAAGAAGATGTAGGAGTCCATTGTTCCCTGGATAGCAATAAGATCACTGAAGAGGCTGCAGGTAACCAACCATAAATTCTCCAAAGAAGTAAGAATCTGATGCTGAGCCATGTTTGCTTGCACAAGAGACTGCTCCACTGTAGAATGGTCTCTTGAAGTCCTGGATTTTGGGTGACCCAGCCATCCAAAAAGTGGCTAccttgttttaattaattatttcaggCCAAAATATTTGTAACATGGGCAaccatgtttgtttgttcatgTATCTTTCCTGTTCCAAAAGGGTGTGAACAGGTGAACTGAAACATTCTGTCTCATCATTTCTGGCACGTTTGTCATGCAAAAGTTGAGAGGAAATTGTAAAAGAACTTTGGGAGGTGGAGAGCATGAATTTATTGACTGAGGGGAATGTTGTTTCCTTTATTAGATAAATTATAGTAATGTATGTAATACTAGTAGATGTAATAATGGACTATTTGGAGTGACTGGCTGGATGTTTGAGGGGATTTTAAAAGATGGGTGAGTATGTACAGAGTACGTATTGCAGTCAGAGAGTAAAAGTTAGGATGAGAAGACTGTTAGAGTTAGGTTAAGAAGTTTAAGATCTTAGAAGAGTTAGGATCAAGGTCAGAGATAAAGGTGAGTTAGGGCCctaacagacaggctaaaataaagctgctttgggtcactttggaggtatgctgtttaaatgatgcatgtgtcctaagagtcctaaggacaggagcacagctttggtgcagctgctgacctcttaaggtgtgtgtgtcatttaaacagcctacctccaaagtgacccgaagcagctttattttggcctgtctgtcaaAGGAGAGTAAAAGTCAGGGACAGACTTAGGAtataagggagagggagagagagagaactgtgtGAGTTAGTGTGAGTCAGATGCATTAAATAAGTTAAACCATTATGTTATGTTCAATTTCTGTTCAGTAAATCATTATTTCTATATTGCACACTTGAGCCTCCAAGGCCTACATAAGCCTGAGCCTACATAAGAGATATTGGAAAGCTTAAGTTCAGATACACAATTTCTTGGTGGCAGCAGTTAATCAATGGTGGGGATATAGATGAATAAAGTTTCTCAGGAACTACGAGGCCATCTAAGATCTCGTTGTCACAGCAGTGGGTCAGGAGACACTCCAAACACTTGTGGCAGATGTGAGGATAAGTGGAAGCCATCACAGAGAGCAGGAAAGGTCATGTGCACTCTTTATTCACAAACAACTTTTTATGTAAAATATTAGGCAGTCTGCATATCCTACATTTTATAGGGACAGTGGGGCAGATGAGAGAACGATGGTTAGTTTTGCTCCTTAAGAAAATTAGGGAGAGATATACTGGTTAAGTGCCTATGGGACCTTGACCTCATTTTCTGTTTGCAGTCTTGCATCAgacctatagttttttgtggggtttttgggcttcCATCAAATCATTCGGAATAATTAACTGAGGGAATTGAGAATgaattccagattttttttagctTCTCTGGGTCCCATAtggggatataaacaaacaaacaaacaaacaatttcccCATAATCCCTCATTTTAATTAAGTCAATCCACTTACAAGTTACAAGACACATGAACTAGCTTTGCTACCTTGTACCACCTCACAATATGAAGTCATCTTCGATTATGTTTTCTAAACTGCAGAATTCCCTCTGCGGCTGGTGGATgggggaagcaccaaagaagGGCGCATAGAGATTTTCCTGAATGGGCAATGGGGCAGCATCTGTGGTGATGGCTGGACAGATAAAGGTGCAGCTGTGGTGTGCAGGCAACTGGGACACAGGTACTGTAATTCCACTGCAGGTTTCTGTTGGGAAGGTGATATATCTAAAATCACTGGTCACCAATAGACTTTCCTCAAGGAAAGCTCAGGACGGATCTGCTCTGGTACCCATCTGTTTGACTTTCTGGCTGGCTGTGGtatttcagcactcttctccagcttcacatgtcaaatgagttgattttctttctatctgcttttttcactgtccagctctcacatccatacatagtgatggggaaaatAATGGCTGGGACTGTCcttattttagtgttcagttttatatcttcaCACTGTAGGATTTTGTCTCGTTCGTTCAGGGCTGCCTttcccagtcctaatcttcttctgattcataggattttatcacacaggaaaaattaGGAGGGAATCGGagatttaaacagtgattatcccaggcaaattattcattgctgtttattgcctcttttATTGCCTCTAttacctctttaagagcaatgtcgtctgaaaatcttaattgtgaattcACGTTTTAcctgggttaatcactgtttaaacccctgattttgcccaattttctctgtgtgataaagtccatagtttcATGCTTGTATTTAATTTTCATGTTTTGGTACTATAACGTACAGTTTGTGTGCTGTACAGTGTTAAACAAATCTGTTGCTTGTTGAAATGGGAACCAATATCTGTCATGTGAATTCACTCTTTAAACTTTAAAGgtgctattcaaggtgctgaatcaCTTCCCTGCTGACCATTTCTACTATTCAGTGCAGAAAGTTAGGTAGAGAGTTGCATTTCAATCAGTGATTTTAGGGATCAAAGGAAAAACAACATCATTCTCATACTGTTCATGTATACAAAATGATTTGGTCTCAGATATACCTAGGTCTGCTCAAGTATTTGTGTCTGGATTTTTTCTGCTTATAATCACcctgttctaaaagagtttttgCTGGAGTTTGATGCAGTGTTTTATGTCCTCCACAAGTGGCTTATTCTGGCCTATcatggggcccaaacagacaggctaaaataaagctgcttcgggccactttggaggtatgctgtttaaatgatgcatgcgtcctaagaggccagaagccaagccaaagctgtgctccagtccttaggactggagcacggctttggtgcgacttccagcatgcatcatttaaacagcatacctccaaagtggcctgaagcagctttattttggcctgtctgtttgggcccatgaGTTAGTATGTGGAAGAAAGATGTATGTAGAGAAGTGTGCCTGAGTAGAAGGGTTTCGCTTTAGTAACTTACTCTGGCCTAGCATAAGTTAGTCTATGGGAAAGAGATGTATCTAGATAAGTGTCCCTGAGTATATGGGTTTGGTTTTAGTAACTTTTTATTTCACTTAACTGATTCTCTCCATGCAGTGGTGTTGCAAAAGCCAAAACTGTGGCTTATTTGGGCAAAGGGCACATACCCATCCATCTAAACAGTGTGGAATGCAGTGGCACTGAACACACCTTGGGGCAGTGTATTATTCATGAAAATGGCATTCACAACTGCTTGCACAGTAAAGATGCTGGAGTGATCTGTGACTATGTGGCAAAGGAGAACCACCTGGTAAGAAATTCAGGTATGTGGCATATGTGGCTCCTACTTTTCTAGTGAGGACTGTGAGACAAAGCATAGTGTTTGGCTTCTACACAAAAAGTGAGCATGCACCACAGTGCTGTAAATGAAAGCTTAAGAGGCAAATAGTGGTGGGATTTGTATGGAGAAATTTTGGTAAGAAAACAGCCtaggaaaaaaatgttaacaGCAAAAAGAAACACTGAATCATCTCAATGCCACTCAGCTCTGATCCAGACCCCTCATGTCTCCTCTGTTCCTTCTAAACCAACAATAAGCATGGGAGAAACTACCACCTGATTCAGTGGATCATTTGCTCTCTTTTTCACAATCAATCCCTTGTACTACTCCAGCCATAGAGGAGACAGAGGCCCAGCAGGTGCTGGCTTCTGTTTTGAACATATGAAGTAACTCATACTCATAATTGCAAGGAAGGACAGAAAGATAATATGGATAGGATGGGTACATGTGGGGAAGGCATTCTGCACTATGAAAACCCAAATTCTatgtattaaaaaaaggaaagaaagctggATTCTTTAACCCATGAAAATTAATCAATTGTATGTGATTTGTCATATTCTGCATTTTGAAAAGGCATGGAAATAGTTCTGCCTAACTTCTTGAAGTATCATTGCCATTAAAAGTATAAACAACCCCGGACTGGATGGATCAATTGTCTGATGCTACAACTGTTTTATATGCTCACAAACTGACTTTTTAACCTGTTACTTAAATAAGGAAGACAAAGCAATGGGAGCCAACAGTTATGATTTCAAAGTGATGAGAGTGTAATGTTCTTTTATGGatgtaaatgttaataataatgttttctcATTAGGATTACAAAATTGCTAGTTTCAGGGCAAAATATCCATAAGAGCACAAAAGGAATTTCAATATGTGTTTTGCCCTAGAAAGTAGTGTTGAAGGTTTCGAGTTGTGTAAGGATATGTATTAAattgttttggctttttttttttgggggggggggggtaggtccaATATTTGGGATGTGTGGACTGAGATCACTTCATCGCAAGAAAAGGATAATTGGTGGAATCAAATCTCTCAGGTATTAAGCTTTCCTCTTGTTACGCAAGATATATCAAAATGGCCTCAAGATCACAATGAATATGCACTATATTATGTGTATCAAAGGTTCTTAAATAATAAACATAACAGACATAGTGAATGGACCAACACAgcttcttttcattaaaaaaacaccctcttAAAGCAGTTTGTAGTAAAAACAGATATGAACCTTTTTGCCAAGAATATTGAAACAATGATAAAACAAGaagattaaaacattaattaaaaacaatagcCAGGATTCATATTAGGAGATGCTATGAGCTGAGATAGCAACACTGTGTTAGATGGACCAGTGGTCGGATGGTATAAGGCAATTTCTTATCATCTTGTCCCAATGGTTTTGCTGCATGATAGAAAGGGATTAACCTGGATGTCATCAGTTTCTCCTATGGGTTGCATAATTATCCCAAGCAAAGAATTAACACAGCTCCCAAAGTGTTACCTAGGATTATTTCTAATCTCTTCTAACCATGTATAATCAGTCTGTAAAAAGGTCAGTGTTCTGATAATTGTGCAATGCGTGGGAAAATGAAAAAGGTGTTTTACAAAATGCCAGTGAAGATACTGTTAACGGGGCAAAAATCCTGTACTTGCTCACCACTGCAGTTACAACTAGTGTGACAAATGTAAATTAAAAGCGTTGTGCAGAAATCAGCACATAAGAAGCAGCctcacaacaacagtaacagcaacaagaagaccTGCAGGGTGCACTTTGCCCAGTCCCACAGTGTAGGACTTGGGCATTCCTTtaatttcctttgttgttgtgtgctttcaagtcatttctgagttactggtgacctatcctgggtttttcttggcagagtttttGCAGAGGGGGTTGCCTTACAATTATTTAATTCTAAAAATCTTTAGAAGTACTGTACATTCCTTAGAGTCAGCTCTTGCCATGTATAATGGTACAGCACTAAGCGCTAAAGGGTTTATTGAGGAATTTGGAGACATACTCTGATGTCATTCATGTTATTCTAGAAGACaccccattttaaaaagcatcaattaGCAATAAATGAGGAGGGGAACAGTAGTGATCCTTCATAAGATAGGGTCCCTATTCTGTTTACCTCTTGCGTCATACTTTTTTTACctttcagaggaggttggccatggcAGGTCTCATTACGTCTAAAGGGGTTTCACAGAGATGCTCGCTTGCTGTGTGGAGCAACACTTATCAGCAACTGCTGGGTAGTGACAGCAGCACATTGCTTCAAAAGGTAACAGTCTGCATGTGAGAATTACTTAAAAGTACCAATAAGTGCGGGATGACTGTCATTCTCTAGTCTTTGACTCACAAGGAGCTCTCGGTCAAGTGCACCTAACATGCCTGCCTTAAATACATGCTTTGTCACCTCGTGTAAACACAAAGCAAACAGAGGTGGTGAttctctttatttataaagttccATTGGTTTATGGACTGCCTTGGATTAGCAAATAACAGTCCCAAATAAATCCTGCACTCTAAATCTCAGCATGGAAGAACAGAGGGACAAAAGTACTTGGACTGAGGTTCAGTATCTCTGGTATGAAATAACCAGCTCCTCATTCTCTCATGGCCAGGTTTGGAGTAGATGTGCGGCGCTATCTTCTTCGAGTGGGAGACTACCATACTGGTATGAGAGATGAATTTGAGAGAGAGTTGCCTGTGGAGAAGATTGTCCTTCACAGGAACTTCCAGCCCAACAGCAATGACAACGATATTGCCCTTGTCAGAATCCAGGGCAAAGACGAGAAGTGTCTTTCCTTCAGCCACCATGTCCGTCCTGTCTGCCTGCCCAACAGGAAGGAGAAAGCTGCCATAGACAGACAGGCTTGCTTCATATCTGGATGGGGAGACACAGGTAAGTGTGGAGTGTGTCAGGATTTCTCATATGGGTAAAGACAATAAACACTGGAAGTTTTTCACATTTGCAAAAGAGTAGCCCCATTGCCTTTTAATTCAAAATTAAACCACTAtccacaaaagaaagcaaaagaggtGCACAGCAGGCTGTAGTGTCTGACGTTGTGACAGCTATTGGTTGAAAGGTCTGGCAGTTAATTGAAATAAACCCTCCTGATCATCTGATTCAGATAATTGTAAGCATTCTAACTGCTTAAATGATTAAAAAACTGTCAGTACAAAAGTCCTAGGAATTGATGCGTCTGTGTACCTTTGATGgaaagaatagaaaaaaaatattgggatTTAAGATTAGACTGAGACTGTTGTTATATCTACTAAACATGAtaaatttagaaaataataaggaacaaaaatatagaaattataaattatttaattatagcAGCAAGATTGTTACTAGCAAGAAAATGGAAGACCAATGAAATTTAACATGTGTGGATTGGCTTGAAAAAGTAATAGAGATGGCTCATATGGACAAATCGactaccttatttatttatttatttatttatatcccgcctttcagccctaatggctctcagggcggcttacaattatttttaatcagacagttccctgccctcaggcttacaatctaaaaattacAATCAAAATCTTGATGAAAAGAAAGCAATTGGAAGTATTTACAGAtaattggaaaccatttataTAAAATCATAGGATTGTAGAGttgaagagtccacaagggccatccagtccaaccctctgccatgaaggaactcacaatcaaagcatccttgacagatggtcatccagcctctgtttaaagacctccacgaagggagactccactacactccaaggaagtgtgttccactgtcaaacagcccttactgtcaggaagatcctcctaatgttgaggtggaatctcttttcctgtagcttgatccattgttccagatcctgttctctggagcagcagaatattaaattaaacaatcaaaaggGGATAATAGTGATATGGGGTTCAACAGTTAGGCAACTGAAACTCTGTCTCTGGTGTTCTGCTTTTCAGCATGTCTTcttgtctgtgtgtatatgtgtgggtgtgtaagtgtatttttccttttgttgttgttactaaaaAGTAAATGGAAGGAATGCAAATTAATATCAATATTATGGTAATTAGTTAGATTAGAAAAGGAACTTAAAAGAATAAAGGGTGAGGTTAAATATTACTATCTAAGAAACTAAATAGAGAGCAAGCAGgaagacctttttaaaaaggggggcaGGGGAAAGGGGTTGCttgtttatatttatgtattaaattttaataaaaatattttatacaaaaaCACATTGATACATATGCATGTCTCTATATTTGCAATGTTTTAGAGCGATAGTCTTAGATGGACACTAAGGAAAGCATGATTTTCTAGTAGCTATGATAGAGGATGGTGCTATATAGCCCTACATATAATACTTATATTGGATTATTCCCAAATCTCTGCTTGTATGTCCCTGAATTACTCTGATCACTCTACTATGATTACTACCTTGGAAGCAGAGACCAAAGAATATCTAGGTGTCACTGACAgagataaataaagataaatacaGCACCTGTAGGCCAGTTCTGTTCTATACTGTACTGTGAGTAGTCTGATAGTCTGTGTGTCTCCACCTGTGGCCAGACTACAACGTCTGTTGTGATAGAGCACTACTACCAGTATTATCCCTTGTCAAGCCATCAGCTGGCTTGGGGTGATGGGAGTCTAAAACCAAGAGCCAAAAATGCTGCTGGTGGTGTGCAGTAGAAGCTttgatgctttaaaaatgaaaacttaggcctgttacagactgccaaaataaagctgcttcaggtctttttggaggtatgctgtttaaatgatgcatgcatcctaagaatccgcaagctgcaccaaagctgcactccagtgcttaggaatggagtgtggctttggcgcgacctccggactcttaggacccatgcatcatttaaatagcatacctccaaagagacccaaagcagctttattttggcagtcagtaacaggccatagttttatgCTTAGAGATTTACATGCTTGGTTACTTAAATTGTTGCTGTTCTGCTTACTGAGTTACACTAGTTGTCATTTGTTCCTGTTTCAGGGAGGTCATATTCAAGGACATTACTCCAAGGTTCAGTACCCCTTCTCCCAAGAAAAGTGTGCAAGTCCCGTTATGGGAAGAAATTTAGTAATCGTATGCTCTGTGCTggaaacctctctgaagaaaaccGGGTGGACAGCTGTCAGGGAGACAGTGGGGGACCACTTATGTGTCAGAGATCAAATGGACGCTGGGTAATCCTAGGAATCACCTCCTGGGGTTATGGATGTGGGCGAAAGGATTCCCCTGGTGTTTACACAAAAGTCAGCAAATTTGTGCCCTGGATTAAGAAAGTGACCAAACTTATTTGAGAATGTCAACCCAAACATGGAATTTACCCAGCAGGATTTAAAACTGATCAGTGGCCTACAGGCATATCTTCATTCTTTCTCTGTTTATGTGTTTGCTATTCCCACGGGTATCAAAGCAGGTTTGTTTTAAGTGAGCATTGCCAACAGACTTTACGCTATTGAAGAGAGTGGGTGAATTAAATTCTGAAACCGCCCTTAATGATTCTGTATTCATCTCAAGCCCTGCTGGTTGAATGAGAAGTAGTGACAATTCCAGTCTCCTCCAGGGGCAAAGAAGTAAAAGGGCTTTATTGTAAACTCAACTACAGTTCAACTTCTGAATACAATGTTATGGTTCTAGAGAATTAAAATTTCTTATTATGTTTCTGCagtaatataatatacaatataccCAAAGGCATGTTTCATGATCGGATTTGGATGAGAAGAAACATCCTAAGCAATACCCGCTCTTGTCTGTATTTGGGTCTGTATTTGGTAACCCTtaatttgggttggtttttttttaatgccgtGTACTGAGATTACCAGTTTGATATATAGAATACCTCCTCTTCTTCAGGGTCTGAGGACAGACATCTCATGTACTCTTCTATAGTCTGTTTCTCTTCTAAGTTGGCTTGTTCCTTGAGCAGTTAATGCCAATTGGGACATCATCTCAGAATAGGACAGAATTACATCATAGTATTCCGGTTGAGATACAGCCAATGCTTTCCCTGTGAGTGGAAATTATGCAAGACAAGGACCTTTTTTATTCACAAGGAAATTAGTCCTGTATGATACATGGTGATATGCCAATACAATCCATCTAAGGATACTTTTTGCTTAAGGGTATTTCCAGACAATGCTCCAGTGCTACCAGTCAAAAGGCCATAGTACAGATACCTTGATTTTTTCTCCTTATCAGCTTTTTTTGGTAGTACAAAAAATATAGACGTGTGGAGAAAATATGGGAGCATTGTAAACAGAATATGACAATGTCTGGAACACCATGAAATTCCATGAATGAGGCAGGTGGATTGCACACTACAAGACTTATCTAGAAACACTATAAATCCCATTGCAAGCAACAAgacttatgttgttgttgtcatctgccttcacttccaatttatggtgaccctaaggtgacccaaaggtactcttggcaagatttgttcagatgaagtttgccattgcctttctctgaggctgagagcatgtgacttgcccaaggtcacccagtgggtttcatggccaagtggagaatcaaaccctagtctccagttgtagtccaacactcaaaccactacgccacactgactCTTTATGTTAGCATGACTTATATATTATGCTGGTTGCAATGAAAATTAATGCCATCTAATTTAACTTAGAGTGGGATCACTATCTGTAGCACTCAATACTGCAAGATTGTTCTCCATTACTATCTCATGTTCAGTCCTTCTCTAGCCTATGGCATTAAGAGAAAACTGCACAACAGCACTATTGTTAGCCACTCTTCTTAGCTACAGTCGTTTAACGTGCAATAAGGCATTGAAATGCTGGACTGTATGTACCATTTCACTGTAAGGGAAATTTCCAGAGACATAAAGACCAACAGTTACTTCCCACCATCAGAACAACCACCATCACCGCACATAAGaatttttgctttgttgttatcATGCTTCTCCTCCTGACTGAAACACTTGCTTTGCTGCTCACTTGTCCTCTCTCTGCAAGGGGAAGGCAAAACTGCATTTAGCTAGTGCCGCAATaacccaaaggcaccagatcctgtctgatcttggaaactaaggggGCTagctctgtttagtacttggatgggagattaccAACAACTACCAAGGactgtaaactatatttcagaggaaggatctaacaaaaccacctctgagtatttcgtgcctaagaaaacactatgaaattcatggggttaccataacaGGCAACTTCAAGGTCCATGCAGGCATATTGTTTCCCACTAAATACTTAGTAAACATACATTGAAACATTTAA from Sceloporus undulatus isolate JIND9_A2432 ecotype Alabama chromosome 3, SceUnd_v1.1, whole genome shotgun sequence encodes the following:
- the LOC121927353 gene encoding neurotrypsin-like isoform X1, yielding MNGRMVILQVFLVQHLLSSLGPVKAFLGSQSSQNHLQNAASGLCEMETSGYYNGSLDVTVSGSTCLNWSDFPDYIQQYPNRGLGNHNYCRNPDGEAIPWCFYQLSSGAVGWANCDCRQGAVRLKEGGRVELHFNGLWGSICGDHWTDRDASVVCRQLGLSTIGTAQRESYSTLGPIPVHLQSANCRGDEKTLLQCSYQKMFKICIQGAAVANCVPPQGEGFPLRLVGGENNFEGRVEVYHNGHWGTICDDHWDDKDAEVVCRQLGLSGIPKAISWAYFGQGLGPILLDEVECSGNELSLDQCKKSGWGDHNCDHIEDAGVTCNPFSESSIRLAGGHSPNEGRVEVYYNGGWGCVCDDGWTGINAQVACRQLGFSGPARLASEGEFASGQGFILLDDVACTGTERSLFDCPHSNWGQHDCSHEEDVGVHCSLDSNKITEEAAEFPLRLVDGGSTKEGRIEIFLNGQWGSICGDGWTDKGAAVVCRQLGHSGVAKAKTVAYLGKGHIPIHLNSVECSGTEHTLGQCIIHENGIHNCLHSKDAGVICDYVAKENHLVRNSGPIFGMCGLRSLHRKKRIIGGIKSLRGGWPWQVSLRLKGFHRDARLLCGATLISNCWVVTAAHCFKRFGVDVRRYLLRVGDYHTGMRDEFERELPVEKIVLHRNFQPNSNDNDIALVRIQGKDEKCLSFSHHVRPVCLPNRKEKAAIDRQACFISGWGDTGRSYSRTLLQGSVPLLPRKVCKSRYGKKFSNRMLCAGNLSEENRVDSCQGDSGGPLMCQRSNGRWVILGITSWGYGCGRKDSPGVYTKVSKFVPWIKKVTKLI